One window of the Benincasa hispida cultivar B227 chromosome 3, ASM972705v1, whole genome shotgun sequence genome contains the following:
- the LOC120073090 gene encoding VQ motif-containing protein 22-like: MSITSDQWASQFYHHPHGGASPSSATTHHGPNTNTNSISKPRRRSRASRKAPTTLLNASTANFRDLVQQFTGFQAAGAALPLGSHKGPVNLSFGQAGDDHLHNNHSSVMLPFSDGQVFQLRQTSPEHRFPIPVQNNGFSRPAAELMEIQNLIDEDFNYDLQELGMEFSSSSGNGNYGGGYFQ, translated from the coding sequence ATGTCTATCACCAGCGATCAATGGGCCTCCCAATTCTACCACCATCCCCACGGCGGCGCCTCCCCCTCTTCCGCCACCACCCACCACGGACCCAATACCAACACTAACTCCATTTCCAAGCCCAGACGCCGCTCCCGAGCTTCCCGTAAGGCGCCGACGACTCTGCTCAACGCTAGCACCGCCAATTTCAGGGACTTGGTGCAGCAGTTCACTGGGTTTCAGGCCGCCGGCGCCGCCTTGCCTTTGGGCAGTCATAAGGGTCCGGTCAACCTCAGTTTCGGGCAGGCTGGAGATGATCACCTCCATAACAACCACTCTTCTGTTATGCTCCCTTTCTCCGACGGCCAAGTTTTTCAGCTCCGACAGACGTCGCCGGAGCACCGGTTCCCCATCCCGGTGCAAAATAATGGGTTTTCACGGCCGGCGGCGGAATTGATGGAAATTCAAAATCTGATTGATGAGGATTTTAATTACGATCTGCAGGAATTGGGGATGGAGTTCTCTTCTTCCAGTGGGAATGGGAATTACGGCGGTGGGTACTTCCAATGA